One stretch of Streptomyces sp. 135 DNA includes these proteins:
- a CDS encoding S1 RNA-binding domain-containing protein codes for MMGGPSENPELWAFLESLHRGEFLSGTVTAIERFGVFVALDDSPDHPVFPGVGFISFAELSWRRFDAASDVVQIGQRLSCEFLQFDTWNLEARLSLKATQPDPFQVFADTIAVGQKLPGQVTKLIPFGVFVQVTDGIEGLVHLRELAWTPVETPSDVVQVGDKITVVVTEIDRERRRLALSRRQGSSAGV; via the coding sequence ATGATGGGCGGACCGTCTGAGAACCCAGAACTCTGGGCCTTCCTGGAATCACTGCACCGCGGCGAGTTCCTTTCCGGCACCGTCACAGCGATCGAACGGTTCGGTGTGTTCGTTGCGCTGGACGACAGCCCCGACCATCCGGTCTTCCCTGGCGTCGGGTTCATCTCCTTCGCTGAGCTGTCCTGGCGACGTTTCGACGCAGCCTCCGATGTCGTGCAGATCGGACAGCGCCTCTCATGCGAGTTCCTCCAGTTCGACACGTGGAACCTGGAGGCCAGACTGTCCTTGAAAGCCACACAGCCGGACCCCTTTCAGGTATTCGCTGACACCATCGCGGTGGGGCAGAAACTGCCTGGCCAGGTCACCAAGCTGATCCCGTTCGGCGTCTTCGTCCAGGTCACCGACGGCATCGAGGGACTGGTTCACTTGCGAGAGCTCGCCTGGACACCGGTGGAGACTCCATCAGATGTCGTCCAGGTCGGCGACAAGATCACGGTGGTCGTCACCGAGATCGACCGAGAGCGACGCAGGCTAGCCCTCTCCCGACGACAAGGCTCATCCGCCGGCGTGTGA
- a CDS encoding phosphatidylinositol-specific phospholipase C domain-containing protein, with translation MLGPTPRAGSRRRPRPLAHLMTVCVALGAALLTPTAAEAAGSTNDDAYHNLGAPDRNEWMWGVASDTRLSDMSIPGTHDTLSIHGGNYVETQQDYGDSGQTLRAQYDRGIRAIDIRVRSIGGKFTIHHASYYQKANFDDVLKKTRDFLRANPHETIVMRLRAECLYEGEKGALTDCKNEPDNVTKEQIRSTFDTYVKDYPGLFYDASVKGNGKAGIPRLGDVRGKLVLASFDNAEAGGYGIKDFNSNTEDTWNAADPNTKWDYVRKNVDKAMDSPSPHDLFLTYTSASTVPLGFSPYEYAGGRVYSNKPQMGGVNLWLMKHLNDRKAGRVGFVMMDYPGWGLVNAIIDHNADKFVSGGNRMFWVVNKDKTYVNSLYGRCMVRGPEFDDSKSGGLVTQRECQSDAPSSHQWEASQPKSFDPKGHFWIKASNGKCLTVPYNNGNPPGSGTQLFWWDCETRWFSGSQMWNVVPTKIATPTGSMDGYKFINNWTGMCLSMDPATSDKSGGKVTQETCPKK, from the coding sequence ATGCTCGGCCCCACCCCCCGCGCCGGATCGCGCAGACGGCCCCGCCCGCTGGCGCATCTGATGACGGTCTGCGTCGCGCTCGGCGCGGCACTGCTGACCCCGACCGCCGCCGAGGCGGCCGGGTCGACCAATGATGACGCCTACCACAACCTCGGCGCACCGGACCGGAACGAGTGGATGTGGGGCGTCGCGAGCGACACCAGGCTGTCGGACATGTCCATCCCAGGGACTCACGACACGCTGTCCATCCACGGTGGCAACTACGTGGAGACGCAGCAGGACTACGGCGACAGCGGGCAGACGCTGCGGGCGCAGTACGACCGCGGGATCCGCGCCATCGATATCCGGGTCCGCTCCATCGGTGGCAAATTCACGATCCACCACGCGTCGTACTACCAGAAGGCCAACTTCGACGACGTCCTCAAGAAGACGCGGGACTTCCTCAGGGCCAACCCGCACGAGACGATCGTCATGCGACTGAGGGCCGAGTGCCTTTACGAGGGCGAAAAGGGCGCCCTGACCGACTGTAAGAACGAGCCGGACAACGTGACCAAGGAACAGATCCGGTCGACCTTCGACACTTACGTGAAGGACTACCCCGGCCTCTTCTACGACGCTTCGGTGAAGGGGAACGGCAAGGCGGGCATTCCTAGGCTGGGGGACGTCCGCGGCAAGCTGGTCCTGGCCAGCTTCGACAATGCGGAAGCCGGCGGGTACGGCATCAAGGATTTCAACTCCAACACGGAAGACACCTGGAACGCGGCGGACCCCAACACGAAGTGGGACTACGTCAGAAAGAATGTCGACAAGGCGATGGACAGCCCTTCGCCCCATGATCTGTTCCTGACCTATACGTCCGCATCAACCGTCCCCCTGGGCTTCTCCCCGTACGAGTACGCCGGCGGCCGCGTGTACTCGAACAAGCCCCAGATGGGGGGCGTCAACCTCTGGCTGATGAAGCACCTCAACGACCGCAAGGCCGGCCGGGTCGGCTTCGTCATGATGGACTACCCCGGCTGGGGCCTGGTGAACGCGATCATCGACCACAACGCGGACAAGTTCGTCTCAGGCGGCAACCGGATGTTCTGGGTGGTCAACAAGGACAAGACCTACGTCAACAGCTTGTACGGCCGCTGCATGGTGAGGGGCCCCGAGTTCGACGATTCCAAGTCCGGCGGTCTGGTCACCCAGCGCGAATGCCAGTCGGACGCGCCCAGCAGCCACCAGTGGGAAGCCTCGCAGCCGAAGTCGTTCGACCCCAAAGGCCACTTCTGGATCAAGGCGAGCAACGGCAAGTGCCTGACGGTCCCCTACAACAACGGCAACCCGCCCGGCTCCGGCACCCAGCTGTTCTGGTGGGACTGTGAGACCCGCTGGTTCTCCGGCAGCCAGATGTGGAACGTCGTCCCGACCAAGATCGCCACCCCGACCGGCTCCATGGACGGCTACAAGTTCATCAACAACTGGACGGGCATGTGCCTGTCGATGGACCCGGCCACCTCCGACAAGTCGGGCGGCAAGGTAACCCAGGAGACCTGCCCGAAGAAGTAA
- a CDS encoding non-ribosomal peptide synthetase — translation MARIAGSDPLRIAVRSRDAELSYGELDAWANRIAASVRAAGVGRGERIGVLIEPSNAMIAAVLGTLYAGAAYVPADPAHPDQRIADVFADAGVSAVIVADGMSARLPTLTCPVIRAEDAQEGEETTAAAVTVTPDDAAYIIYTSGSTGEPKGVLVEHGQLSASTWARRAVYPGAPVFLLVSPLAFDSSVAGVWGTLTAGGCLVVAASDEIRDPERLARLVERRQVTRLLCVPLLYSALLDAAARQGTRLDTLDTVIVAGESPAEALVERHFALLGRTAALVNEYGPTEATVWASFRRYEAPGPISIGGPVPGVRLYLLNEDLEPVPRGVSGELFIGGPAVARGYFGRPGATAQAFIGDPFTDVEGAKMYRTGDLALWNDDGELQFLGRRDQQVKIRGHRIELGAVEAHLRTAPGVSDAVVVTNAERTQLVGFVLSPPDISPEPVREHVARRLPQAMVPNWIHVLDRFPVTANGKIDRKRLSDLAETYADSQTEDAAAAPTDDTTGRVSAAWAEVLQRKNVPIEVNFFDLGGHSIKLFELQNALERHTGVRLSVVALFSHTTVAAQATLIRDGVPSDDGSAVAGRAASARRSRTLRARRQRLEAGERQ, via the coding sequence GTGGCCCGGATAGCCGGCAGTGATCCGCTGAGGATCGCCGTTCGGAGCAGGGACGCCGAGCTGAGCTACGGCGAGCTCGACGCCTGGGCCAATCGCATCGCAGCGTCCGTCCGTGCGGCAGGTGTGGGCAGAGGCGAGCGAATCGGTGTGCTCATCGAACCTTCGAACGCGATGATTGCCGCCGTGCTCGGAACCCTGTACGCCGGTGCCGCGTACGTCCCGGCAGACCCGGCCCACCCCGATCAGCGGATCGCTGATGTGTTCGCTGACGCGGGCGTGTCTGCCGTGATCGTCGCAGACGGCATGTCTGCCCGACTGCCCACGCTCACCTGCCCGGTCATTCGAGCGGAGGACGCCCAAGAAGGAGAAGAGACCACGGCGGCGGCAGTCACGGTGACACCCGATGACGCCGCTTACATCATCTACACCTCGGGCAGCACTGGCGAGCCCAAAGGCGTCCTGGTCGAGCACGGTCAGCTGTCCGCTTCCACTTGGGCACGCCGCGCCGTGTATCCCGGCGCTCCAGTCTTCCTGCTTGTGTCCCCCTTGGCCTTCGATTCCTCGGTCGCCGGGGTGTGGGGGACCTTGACCGCGGGGGGATGCCTGGTCGTAGCGGCATCGGATGAAATCCGCGATCCTGAGCGGCTGGCACGCCTGGTGGAACGTCGGCAGGTGACCCGGCTGCTCTGTGTACCGCTCCTCTACAGCGCACTGCTGGACGCGGCGGCACGGCAGGGCACGCGGCTGGATACGCTGGATACGGTGATCGTGGCCGGCGAGTCGCCGGCCGAGGCATTGGTGGAACGCCATTTCGCCTTGCTCGGCCGCACGGCTGCCCTGGTCAATGAGTACGGCCCGACCGAGGCCACCGTATGGGCCAGCTTCCGCCGCTATGAGGCCCCTGGACCGATATCGATCGGCGGGCCGGTGCCTGGTGTCCGCCTATACCTGCTGAATGAGGATCTGGAGCCGGTCCCGCGCGGTGTGAGCGGCGAGTTGTTCATCGGCGGCCCAGCTGTGGCGCGGGGATACTTCGGCCGCCCTGGAGCGACTGCCCAGGCTTTCATCGGCGACCCTTTCACCGACGTCGAGGGCGCCAAGATGTACCGCACGGGCGACCTCGCCCTGTGGAACGACGATGGTGAGTTGCAATTCCTCGGACGCCGCGATCAACAAGTCAAGATCCGTGGCCATCGGATAGAGCTCGGCGCAGTCGAGGCTCATCTGCGTACTGCACCAGGGGTCAGCGACGCCGTCGTGGTGACGAACGCGGAGCGGACCCAGCTTGTCGGGTTCGTCCTTTCGCCTCCTGACATTTCTCCAGAACCAGTCCGCGAGCATGTGGCCCGCAGACTGCCGCAAGCCATGGTTCCGAACTGGATTCATGTGCTCGATAGGTTTCCTGTGACTGCCAACGGCAAAATCGACCGAAAACGCCTTAGTGATCTGGCAGAAACCTATGCGGACTCCCAGACAGAGGATGCAGCCGCCGCCCCCACCGACGACACCACTGGACGGGTGTCTGCCGCGTGGGCCGAGGTGCTGCAGCGGAAAAACGTTCCGATCGAGGTGAATTTCTTCGATCTGGGCGGCCACTCGATCAAGCTCTTTGAGCTTCAGAACGCCCTTGAGCGACATACAGGAGTTCGGCTCTCGGTTGTCGCTCTGTTCTCGCACACCACGGTGGCGGCGCAGGCGACGCTGATCCGTGACGGCGTGCCCTCGGACGATGGTTCGGCTGTGGCCGGGCGAGCGGCATCGGCCAGGCGCTCTCGCACACTGCGAGCACGGCGCCAGCGTTTGGAGGCAGGGGAACGGCAGTGA
- a CDS encoding VOC family protein, which produces MSTIKQFQVTFDCAEPARLAAFWCEVLGYVVPPVPEGFVTWEEYHRSLPPEEQVIYFACSDPSGVGPRLLFQRVPEGKVVKNRLHLDVRAGTGLVGEERLATLEAECARLVALDAVHVRTMRADGENESCIVMQDPEGNEFCLD; this is translated from the coding sequence ATGTCAACGATCAAGCAGTTTCAAGTGACCTTCGACTGCGCTGAACCGGCGCGCCTGGCCGCCTTCTGGTGTGAGGTGCTGGGGTACGTCGTACCGCCGGTCCCGGAGGGTTTCGTCACGTGGGAGGAGTACCACCGCTCGCTGCCGCCCGAGGAGCAGGTGATCTACTTCGCGTGCAGTGATCCCTCGGGTGTGGGTCCGCGGCTTCTCTTCCAGCGAGTTCCCGAAGGCAAGGTCGTGAAGAACCGGCTGCATCTCGATGTGCGAGCCGGTACCGGGCTCGTGGGTGAGGAGCGCCTTGCCACACTCGAGGCCGAGTGCGCACGACTTGTCGCGCTCGACGCGGTACATGTGCGAACGATGCGTGCCGACGGCGAGAACGAGTCCTGCATCGTGATGCAGGACCCTGAGGGCAACGAGTTCTGCCTCGACTGA
- a CDS encoding AraC family transcriptional regulator, which yields MTITWRDQSFQKLIVEEQVAGHDSGTWTYQLSDQWFGIVTPIRGVCQIERRDNHGWRRTTLTPGEVCRVAPNNLIRLSSTPPRRLPFEVVYIQLSVDFLQRALDAHTAAPVRDVSELQTLRAFDPHVASMAQTLLHAQKTGAGERYALSAAHYLAEYLLHPLRSASPGTGGLSPEQLLTLRAYMEMHLSENITLDQLAGEVRLSRYHFLRRFSVTTGKTPMRYLTGLRIDAARHLLTAGSDPISQVGRLCGFPNPENFARVFRKHMGCSPSEYRQRGQCPPSP from the coding sequence GTGACCATTACGTGGCGAGACCAATCCTTTCAGAAACTCATTGTGGAAGAGCAAGTCGCTGGACACGATAGCGGCACCTGGACATACCAATTGTCGGATCAGTGGTTCGGCATCGTCACGCCAATACGAGGGGTGTGTCAAATTGAACGTCGAGACAATCACGGTTGGCGACGTACCACGCTCACGCCTGGAGAGGTCTGCCGGGTCGCACCCAACAACCTGATCCGGCTCAGCAGCACACCGCCCAGACGACTCCCATTCGAAGTCGTCTATATCCAGCTTTCCGTTGACTTTCTTCAGCGAGCACTGGACGCACACACCGCCGCTCCTGTCCGTGATGTTTCGGAATTGCAGACACTGCGCGCGTTCGACCCACATGTCGCATCCATGGCGCAAACTCTACTTCACGCCCAAAAGACAGGTGCAGGAGAACGCTATGCCTTGAGTGCAGCCCACTACCTGGCCGAATACCTGCTCCATCCACTCCGTTCCGCATCACCGGGCACGGGAGGTCTCAGCCCGGAACAACTGCTCACACTGCGGGCCTACATGGAGATGCACCTGTCCGAGAACATCACCCTCGACCAGTTGGCTGGAGAAGTACGTCTCAGCCGGTACCACTTCCTGCGCCGATTCTCTGTCACCACGGGAAAGACGCCCATGCGGTACTTGACCGGGTTACGCATCGACGCTGCCCGCCATTTGCTCACAGCGGGCAGCGACCCCATATCCCAGGTCGGCAGGCTCTGTGGTTTCCCGAATCCGGAGAACTTCGCGCGGGTGTTCAGGAAGCACATGGGCTGCTCGCCCTCGGAGTACCGGCAGCGAGGGCAGTGTCCGCCTTCTCCTTGA
- a CDS encoding cytochrome P450 yields the protein MRTPHTTNLSHLLDPEHAAEPYSFYAELRTKSPVQWDEWMQTWAVFGHPEILDLSKDRRLSVARISDFYESLPEQARGDVAPLARTLSDMMLFTDPPHHTRLRRLIRPSLSPRLTQELRSHVQELADELLDKVLPRGHMDIIHDFSEPLSRGVIAKLAGVSDDAAHLLESWQGLLHEFFTQSDSQNARIQALRESFDRTATARRNSTADDFFSRMISPQLRAADYTDDEVFANLLLLIDAGQATTTHLIGNAALALLNNDEQTQRLRRDPELITPATHELMRYDSSVQFTTRKALADIDLGEHLIRAGQSVTLVLGSGNRDPRRYTDPDILDVSRPAADHLSFGHGIHYCLGASLALTEIDVALRALLRRTTNWKCEVAQPEWLESINFRFLASLPITFEAIA from the coding sequence ATGCGCACTCCCCATACGACGAATCTTTCGCACCTACTCGATCCCGAACATGCGGCGGAGCCATACTCATTTTATGCCGAGTTGCGTACAAAATCACCGGTGCAGTGGGATGAATGGATGCAGACCTGGGCGGTGTTCGGCCATCCGGAAATCCTTGATCTCTCGAAGGACAGGCGTCTTTCTGTAGCCAGAATATCGGATTTCTACGAGAGCCTTCCCGAACAGGCCCGTGGCGATGTCGCACCGCTGGCTCGCACACTGTCGGACATGATGCTGTTCACTGATCCGCCGCATCACACCCGGCTACGCCGATTGATCAGGCCGAGCCTTTCTCCCCGTCTCACCCAGGAACTACGCAGCCATGTCCAGGAACTGGCCGACGAACTGCTCGACAAGGTCCTGCCGCGCGGGCACATGGACATCATTCACGACTTCTCGGAACCGCTCAGCCGTGGCGTCATCGCGAAACTGGCAGGCGTATCCGACGACGCGGCCCACCTCCTGGAGAGCTGGCAGGGGCTGTTGCATGAGTTCTTCACCCAGTCCGACTCCCAGAATGCGCGAATACAGGCACTGAGGGAGTCCTTCGACCGCACTGCCACCGCTCGTCGAAACAGCACGGCTGACGACTTCTTCAGTCGGATGATCAGTCCCCAACTCCGGGCAGCCGACTACACCGACGACGAGGTCTTCGCCAACCTCCTGCTGCTCATCGACGCGGGGCAGGCGACTACCACACATCTGATCGGGAACGCGGCCCTCGCCCTGTTGAACAACGACGAGCAAACTCAGCGGCTGCGCAGAGATCCTGAGCTGATTACACCGGCCACGCACGAACTGATGAGATACGACAGTTCCGTCCAGTTCACCACTCGGAAGGCGCTCGCCGACATCGACCTCGGTGAGCACCTGATCCGAGCCGGCCAATCGGTGACCCTGGTTCTCGGTTCAGGGAATCGTGACCCCCGTCGATACACCGACCCTGACATATTGGATGTCTCCCGACCGGCCGCTGATCACCTGTCGTTCGGGCACGGCATCCATTACTGCCTGGGTGCCTCACTGGCTCTCACCGAGATCGACGTCGCACTGCGGGCGCTGCTGCGTCGGACCACCAACTGGAAGTGCGAGGTGGCGCAGCCCGAGTGGCTCGAAAGCATCAACTTCCGCTTCCTTGCATCCCTTCCGATCACTTTTGAGGCAATCGCCTGA
- a CDS encoding DUF4232 domain-containing protein, translated as MRSRCVARSARLSLAAVASPALTGAATADSRSTAAPACVTDDLTFTVTEETEAGGYLFLTAKAKPGISCILKDVFPSASLGSSPDTAVSPAEHAVSESITLEGSITAYAGINPTENPTPNGDCPPS; from the coding sequence ATGCGTTCGCGCTGTGTCGCCCGCTCCGCCCGCCTCTCCCTCGCCGCGGTCGCCTCGCCGGCCCTCACCGGCGCCGCGACGGCCGACAGCCGCAGCACCGCCGCACCGGCCTGCGTAACGGACGACCTGACCTTCACGGTCACCGAGGAGACGGAGGCGGGCGGCTACCTCTTCCTCACCGCCAAGGCCAAGCCCGGTATCTCCTGCATCCTGAAGGACGTCTTCCCCTCCGCGTCCCTCGGTTCCTCCCCCGACACCGCCGTGTCGCCCGCCGAGCACGCTGTCAGCGAGAGCATCACCCTCGAAGGCTCCATCACCGCCTACGCCGGCATCAACCCCACGGAAAACCCGACACCGAACGGTGATTGCCCTCCGTCCTGA